The genomic segment AATTTTTTCCttaattttagtaaaaaataaagtatCATTAGGTGTTACATCAAGTAGTATATTTGAACACTGTACATAGAGAACTAATTTATGTGCccaaatatatttatcgttgttaacgaatattattatatcactTGCAGAACTATCATTTAATGTATTACTCCAGTTTGTTATTATGGTGTCAGTAAACTgcatattttgataattttcgCATTTTTCATTTGCAAAACATGCTTCTGTATGCGATATTTCATGTATTTTTTTACTATAATTGCAGAGTTTTGTTTGGTAATGACTTGATTCCATATCATAGATGTTGCATGTATTTGCAAAATCTAaaatcgtttcttctttctataaatacaatattagTATGGTTtgtaatatcgtaaaaatatttataaaaatgtaatttatgatattaacatttatgatatgatatgatattaacatttattatttatctcaCTTACTACTTGTTTTCTTCCTGGagttatataatttgataaaCTTGATATGTAAAAACACTTTTGATCTGAAGATAGTTTAGCTTTATTCCATAATTTTTCATCCTTTTGaacaatagaaagaaaatataatataataaaaagtaagtgcataaattgtaaaaatataatcaaATAGTATTCATACCTTATTACAAAATTCCTGAAGAGAATGACTTTttagattattttttttttcaattatacgATTACACTTAATTGCTTCAATTTCATTTTGAGTAACTGGTTCATTTCCCATtagaatttctgaaattttttcAGTTAAAATATGATTTCTCTCTTCTTGAGAACGTGTTTGAAGTAAAGTTCTTTCATTATTCTTTCCTATTAGGAAAAAGTATTAAAGCTATTAGTTTAACTTTATTTAAGagaaaaatgtacattttaatttaacatactttttctattttttattaatgatGGGGGTTTACTGTTTGCGAATCCAAATTTTTCCAACTGCCCTTCGTAAactgatttatttatttctggTACAAATTGATTTAATACTTTAGGTAaactttcaatttcattaattttatctaATTCTTCTGCTTCCTGAAGAGATTTTGATAATGCTAATGCAAGTTGAAGATCACTTTCTTCACAtaaattctatataaatttgaaatatttcataaaagagaaaatatagatgaaaattattttaagtatttaagaaatcttttcataattataattaatattaaaaattacatactTTTCTATACGATGAAGTtggtttctttttatcttgtaatACAGGTGCAACAAGCAAACCTAATGATTGTCTTTCATTCTCTTGTCGCTTTTGAAGTTCAATGACATCTAATAATTTTTTCGTGGTAATATTATTCTTGAATGCACAAATCTTCATATGTAATGAACGAGAGTTGAGatctttaaatgttttaaaacatAAAGGACATACAAGAGCTACTTTTACATCAGTAGAGGAATCATCACAGTTAGTTTTAGGTTTAAAAAATGATGATTCTATCGAAGGCTGTTGCGAACTTCTTTTTCTCTCAGGCTGTTGTCTATACTTTTCTCCTTTgtgatttttaacaaaattcttGGATTTTacagctatttttttttttttatgtacgTCACAATGACTGAATTCAGTTGGATTTGCTTTAGGAGATTGTTCTGGGCTTTTAAAATCTAATATACTGTCATCTTCATTCAAAACAGATATATCatctaaaagtttatttttttcaaGCTGTCCATTCATTTTATGTTTCTCAAAAATGATATATAAGAAATCCTATTTTCTTAGGTATactgtaataaatatatgtagtaaatataaatatcatattatatttaatattatattagtattttatgtataagtatattttttataccaaatattaaaagttagaaaacattacaaaaaaataacaatttctaaataatatttcaacatatcttatagattaaataatttattttactgaatattacattatttaaataCTATAAAATGAAAGTATTTGATATCTATACATAAGAGatgtattttcatattattcctTTTTAAATGTTATCTATCTCCATAGTATAAAGTtcacaaattattattacattaaaatagaattacttttttaataaaatgtctTGATGTACAAATCAATTAATTATTGGCTTTAACTTATTCTGAAGGTGAATTAGAGTCGTCAGTATTTGATAATTTTTGTGCTTCTTTCGTAAGTACACGCGAAACAATATTCCTATACATTGGTGTATTCCAGAACTCCTCTGTTTCCTTATATTCCTCGTATAAAGTCTTTTTTCTATTACGATAACCTTCTTCAAGTTCAGCAATAAGATCTTTTCTACTTCTTGTAATTTCACTGTAATATaatacgttaaacgttaaatattatatatttaagaattGTAGTATTCACTATTTCACCAAAACTTGTtgatttcataattatttcaacAATACATGATAAGGTTAAATATATCGtctgtttcataaattaaatgtttataatatatatattatttcactctcagtttaatttttatatgcaaTATTTCAAACTTGTAAAAGAATTGTAATACATAGCATAAATAATAGTTAAttattataaagttataaggAATATTCACCTAAGTACATAGAAGAACGCAGTAGGGATAAGAATTTTGATTAAAGTTGTAATTATAAACGCTTTACCAGCCGGAGTTCTAGCGATAGTTTGtggttgtttcttttttaaaaccACTGGTTCATACATTTTGTGTACAAAATATTCCTTTGCAATTGCTagatataatatacaatgttctTATATCATACGGTGTTACCACAGGAAAGTTTGAAATTGCATAATTTAATATACAGTACAAAATAATGagtatttattacaattaagtTCTACTAACAGTCCTTAcactaaaatattttaaattttaaaatatataacatattttttgatataaataaaccagaaatatagaataaataatatattactcaAGTACATTTactttaattatatacatacatacgtcaCGCTCTCTGTTGTTTATTCCATAAAATAAACCTTCAAATGGTTGAACTTCGATCCTTTTGATTTAATAATCCTGTTAAATCAACACAAATAAAAAAACGTAAATATtagttttaagaaattttaattttcctaaaatgtttttcaatatctaacaaaatctataaaaatgaatttaaagatAATTGATGATTATGTAAAAAGTAactgatttttatgaaatataaaaatattagttatatttttgtactctccaattaatttgttaaatatggTATGTATCTCATTTTATCACTTATTTTGTTACCTTTTATGttcttgaaaattttatatatgtttctgATTTTACTTTAGGCTTCTACTTCTAGAAGACAAACTACAATTGGAGCTAGAAAAAGAGGTGTACCAAAAATGGAATTGACTGCTGAACAAAAAGATGATATTAAAGAAGCATTTGACTTATTTGATCCAGATGGCACTGGAAGAATAGCTACCAAAGAACTTAAAGTGGCTATAAGAGCTCTTGGATTTGAACCAAAAAAGGAAGAGATAAAAAAACTTATAGCTGATGTTGATCCAGATGGTCTTGGCACATTATcatttgaagaatttttaaatttaatgtctACAAAAATGTTAGAAAAGGACACAAAAGAAGAAGTTTTAAAAGCATTTCGTCTTTTTGATGATGACAATACAGgaaaaataacttttaaaaatttaaaaagagtTGCTCGAGAATTAGGAGAAAATCTTACAGATGAAGAGCTGCAAGAAATGATTGATGAGGCAGATAAAGATGGAGACGGAGAAGTTTCTCAAGAAGAGTTTTTACGTATTATGAAGAAAACTAGTTTGTATtaacatttcattatttatttttgaattattctGTAAAGATTGCTTTTATCTGTAAGTTGCTTGTGTGATTTGTGTAAGACATTactattatcaattatttcgatttaaaagctaactttattttatataatgatacacaatactaaatataaataatagttaATAGTATACAATAGTATACACTGGTATTAACTTAGAgatattggaaaaatattaaatattttgttcataaacactacaaaataattataaaaaggtttattattatttacttattactttataatactTATATACTTCAAAATTTTGTACAACTTCTCATTTATTTAGAAGTTTCTTGTTTAATTGTTGATATAGCAGCATCAATTAATGACCTTATCAACTCTGCTCTTTTCTTACATTTACTTAaactttttgaaaataaatcttGTGAAATTGGGATTCCAcctaaataaagaatatatagtatattaaatCAGcttcaataataaatacaatatgcttaaatttacttattttaaATAGCAAATAAATTTATACCAGGTTTGTGTATGCAACAAATCTTTTCTTCATTCATTACAATTGTCAATCTTCCTAAACATAAACTTTCTTCATCATCAGTAGGATCAGCAACCAATAATTgactaaaaatattaatatgaattcataatttcatttgttaacTATTCTAAtggatttcaaattaaatataactTACTCattaaatattgcaaaagttatAGAAACTGGTAATGCTTTAACTAGGAACCTTATTCTTTTTGTGGAATTTACAGATACTCTTCCAGTTTCTATATTATAAAGTGTTTCAGGTAAGGttactataaaaaaaatgtatatattgaaGGTATATAGTTAAGTATATTCGAACcatattattgtaaattattaaaaacttacAAGTACTAAGTGTAGCAGTCAATGCTCCAATACAAGCATCAATTATTGAACCATCATAGTTAATACATACAAGGTCACAATATAAGACCCATACTAGTTTACCCTTATAGACACAAAGATCTTTTAAATCAATAGCTGCTGAATTTCTTAAaacattttctattaattttgtaATGACTTGTGCTTGGTCACTTGGTGGGCCTGGCCGAAATTTGGGAGAACATAATGGAGGAAGTTCAATATTTGGCACAATGTAACCACACTCCGGAGATTCTGCTTTAGGTGCTGCTAACTCCTacaattgtattttattgtaataggaATTAtgatacatatctatatattcaaatataaatatagtaaattattactataaaaaattaaaatttttatattattttttatatttcaattttatattcctAATATTCATTTCTATTAGTACAAACAAATAgaatataaacaaaaatatccAGTAGATGTTACTTACTGCTTTAATACCACATACAACTGTTGTGTTACCAATTTTGAATATGGCAGAGCTATCGGCATGGGTAATTGATGATATATTTACACTTATTGGGCGAAAAGATAAAAACTGCCTACCATCTGGTCGAATATCTTGTgccttcaaattttcaattattgtatataaaaatagtaatttaagtgtaatttgtaatattaatgtataactATATACATACCAAATGGTCTTGTAAATATTTCACAGGAtgtataattctataatttatgtttaattaaattttattgcaaaaaaaaattgttaaaagtaCGTTTAAAACATAGTTAATAATATATTGTGCTATATTAGCTTAGGACGATATAAATTTATCTCTATACAATGTGATATTATTTAGAAATGGAAGTAAAAAGGTTATGTTAAACtaaataatgtatttaaaagactaattacttatatatatacaaattaaaaatattatattttataatgcacctgttatatgaaaatttattttaagtatacatattaaattaataaaaaatcatgtaatataatgtaactgaTAGAAAATACCAACTTGTATTGTGAATCCATTACTTCAATTTTAACTACTAAGTTACAGTTATTcttgtattaatttaaaaactcagttacgttatacatatatagaatatataatatatatataaaatgggttttttacaaaatataaatgagAACTAAATTAAAAAACGGTAAACATTTAGAAAGGGAGTTATCAAGTTtgtcatatttaataaataattatattgacattgtttcttaaaaattaaaattctaataaaataaatatgctatagctttattttaattttatgacagaaagtatttgaatttttaatttttttctatttatttgataatGCATGGAGAGACGCCctctatattaatttaaatttcaaagagAAGATTAATTAAGGAAATTCGTCTGaattatgttattaaattttatttgttgtaaatatatgatatttcgTAAAGATTCCATTTAATCTTATAATATAAACACACAACCGAATAGTTTtagttttatacatttaaaaatttattataatgtattttttctttttgaaattaACATTAGATTAGTATCAATTGCTTACAAACAATAGAAAAGACAAGTGTTCTATTTAGAAAGGCACAATGTGGCatatattcttaaaatattatattaacggAAATTAGAATCTACTGAGAGTAAATAGCAAAATAgtacaatataacaagataatACAAGTATAAAtggttaaaattttataaaatacagagTTAAAAAAATAGTCTTCTCTATCTTTAAATGCCTGTGTAACTATATAACTTTTAATGTCGAAGATACCTTCGAAGTCATTCacgtaaattacatatatatatcaaagatataaattttttaaatttaatataaaattatttgaattcttTATACACACAGACAtgttttttgtataaatataatttaagagTAATTTCAACAAACTTTAAATTACTATTAGTAGTAATATTATTGacaatttaatgttattaacttttaaaaatatagttctGAATAATGTTCCTGTTTGTATTGCTGTTCATTGTAATGTAATGTAGTTAACTTCATCGGGCAagtgtagaataaaatttaggctgtaagaaaataaaatatataataaaatcattgaaaatttattgaatttattcaTTATCAGTACTTTTAAAGTCACTTACCTCGTGATCatgattttcttctttatttccatcatcatcatcaccagaACTATCACCTCCTGAACTATCTACAGAATTACGTTGTTGATCTTTGTTATTTAGGTTATCAACAGCAGAAGGAGATGATGCTTTTACTTTACTAGCTGCATCATAACATTGTAAACAAACTCTGACTGCTTTTCCGTTTCCTTGTCCAGGCAATAATAACTTCTTATTGCTGCAAGGCCCACATACAACAGCTCCA from the Bombus terrestris chromosome 1, iyBomTerr1.2, whole genome shotgun sequence genome contains:
- the LOC100644001 gene encoding caltractin — encoded protein: MASTSRRQTTIGARKRGVPKMELTAEQKDDIKEAFDLFDPDGTGRIATKELKVAIRALGFEPKKEEIKKLIADVDPDGLGTLSFEEFLNLMSTKMLEKDTKEEVLKAFRLFDDDNTGKITFKNLKRVARELGENLTDEELQEMIDEADKDGDGEVSQEEFLRIMKKTSLY
- the LOC100643876 gene encoding exosome complex component RRP43-like is translated as MDSQYKIIHPVKYLQDHLAQDIRPDGRQFLSFRPISVNISSITHADSSAIFKIGNTTVVCGIKAELAAPKAESPECGYIVPNIELPPLCSPKFRPGPPSDQAQVITKLIENVLRNSAAIDLKDLCVYKGKLVWVLYCDLVCINYDGSIIDACIGALTATLSTLTLPETLYNIETGRVSVNSTKRIRFLVKALPVSITFAIFNDQLLVADPTDDEESLCLGRLTIVMNEEKICCIHKPGGIPISQDLFSKSLSKCKKRAELIRSLIDAAISTIKQETSK